A region from the Euleptes europaea isolate rEulEur1 chromosome 13, rEulEur1.hap1, whole genome shotgun sequence genome encodes:
- the SPPL3 gene encoding signal peptide peptidase-like 3 produces MAEQTYSWAYSLVDSSQVSTFLISILLIVYGSFRSLNMDFENQDKEKDSSGSAGPFNGNSTNNSIQTIDSTQALFLPIGASVSLLVMFFFFDSVQVVFTICTAVLATIAFAFLLLPMCQYLTRPCSPQNKISFGCCGRFTAAELLSFSLSVMLVLIWVLTGHWLLMDALAMGLCVAMIAFVRLPSLKVSCLLLSGLLIYDVFWVFFSAYIFNSNVMVKVATQPADNPLDVLSRKLHLGPNVGRDVPRLSLPGKLVFPSSTGSHFSMLGIGDIVMPGLLLCFVLRYDNYKKQANSDSCGAPGPGNISGRMQKVSYFHCTLIGYFVGLLTATVASRIHRAAQPALLYLVPFTLLPLLTMAYLKGDLRRMWSEPFHSKSSSSRFLEV; encoded by the exons GGCTTATTCCCTTGTGGATTCCAGTCAAGTGTCTACGTTCCTAATTTCCATTCTCCTCATAGTTTATGGCAGCTTCAG GTCCCTTAATATGGACTTTGAGAATCAAGACAAGGAAAAGGACAGCAGCGGCTCAGCTGGGCCTTTCAATGGCAACAGCACAAATAACA GTATCCAGACTATTGATTCAACACAGGCGCTGTTCCTTCCAATTGGTGCATCTGTGTCTCTCCTAGTAATGTTCTTCTTTTTTGATTCAGTTCAAGTTGTCTTTACCATATGCACAGCAG TCCTTGCAACAATAGCCTTTGCTTTCCTTCTGCTCCCAATGTGCCAGTATTTAACACGACCCTGTTCACCTCAAAACAA gATTTCCTTTGGCTGCTGTGGACGTTTCACTGCTGCTGAGctgctctccttctctctctctgttatgCTTGTCCTTATCTGGGTCTTAACTGGGCATTGGCTTCTCATGGATG CTCTGGCTATGGGCCTCTGTGTCGCCATGATTGCCTTTGTCCGGTTGCCGAGCCTCAAGGTTTCCTGTCTGCTGCTCTCAGGACTATTAATTTATGATGTCTTTTGG GTCTTCTTCTCTGCCTATATCTTCAACAGCAACGTTATGGTGAAAGTGGCCACACAACCTGCTGATAACCCCCTAGATGTTTTATCCCGGAAACTGCACCTTGGACCAAATGTAGGTCGAGATGTCCCTCGCTTGTCACTGCCTGGCAAACTTGTCTTTCCAAG TTCCACAGGCAGCCACTTCTCCATGCTGGGAATCGGTGATATTGTGATGCCGGGCCTCCTGCTGTGCTTTGTGCTGCGCTATGACAACTACAAGAAACAAGCCAACAGTGACTCCTGTGGTGCACCAGGACCAGGCAACATCTCTGGTCGCATGCAAAAAGTCTCCTATTTTCACTGCACACTCATTGGATACTTTGTAG GTCTTTTAACGGCAACAGTCGCTTCTCGCATTCACCGGGCAGCCCAGCCTGCACTGCTCTACTTGGTACCCTTCACCTTATTGCCACTCCTCACCATGGCCTACTTAAAG GGTGATCTGCGCCGCATGTGGTCTGAACCATTCCACTCCAAGTCTAGCAGCTCACGTTTCTTGGAGGTATGA
- the ACADS gene encoding short-chain specific acyl-CoA dehydrogenase, mitochondrial, which yields MRQLYTVYQTVELPETHQMLRQTCRDFAEKELAPIAAELDKEHRYPADQIKKMGGLGLLAMDVPEKYMGAGLDYLAYSIAIEEISRGCASTGVIMSVNNSLYLGPILKFGSEDQKQKWIAPFTSGDKVGCFALSEPGNGSDAGAASTVARLVGNEWVINGTKAWITNAWDASATVVFATTDKSLKHKGISAFIVPMPTPGLSLGKKEDKLGIRASSTANLIFEDCCIPKDNMLGEQGMGFKIAMQTLDCGRIGIASQALGVAQAALDCAVDYSEKRMAFGAPITKLQAIQFKLADMALALESARLLTWRAAMLKDNGKPFTKEAAMAKLAASEAATAISHQAIQILGGMGYVTEMPAERHYRDARITEIYEGTSEIQRLVIAGQLLKEYRG from the exons ATGCGACAGCTGTACACTGTATACCAGACCGTAGAATTGCCAGAGACTCACCAGATGCTCCGCCAGACATGCCGGGACTTCGCTGAAAAAGAACTGGCTCCCATTGCTGCTGAGCTGGACAAGGAGCACCGCTATCCCGCTGATCAG ATCAAGAAAATGGGAGGCCTTGGTCTGCTAGCTATGGATGTGCCGGAGAAATACATGGGAGCAGGACTTGATTACCTGGCGTATTCCATTGCCATAGAAGAAATCAGTCGGGGCTGCGCATCTACAGGTGTCATCATGAGCGTCAATAAT TCCCTCTATTTAGGACCAATTCTAAAGTTTGGGTCTGAAGACCAGAAGCAGAAGTGGATTGCTCCCTTCACCAGTGGGGATAAAGTTGGTTGCTTTGCCCTCAGTGAACCAG GAAACGGCAGCGATGCAGGAGCCGCTTCGACAGTTGCCCGGCTCGTTGGCAATGAATGGGTCATAAATGGCACCAAAGCCTGGATCACCAATGCCTGGGATGCCAGTGCGACTGTGGTGTTTGCCACCACAGACAAATCCCTGAAACATAAG GGCATTAGTGCCTTCATTGTTCCAATGCCAACCCCGGGCTTGTCTCTGGGCAAGAAAGAAGACAAGTTGGGGATCAGAGCATCATCCACTGCCAATCTCATCTTTGAGGACTGTTGTATTCCCAAGGACAACATGCTGGGGGAGCAGGGAATGGGCTTCAAAATTGCCATG CAAACCTTGGACTGTGGCAGGATCGGAATTGCCTCACAGGCTCTGGGAGTAGCCCAGGCAGCTCTAGACTGTGCTGTGGATTACTCTGAAAAGAGGATGGCCTTTGGTGCTCCCATCACTAAGTTGCAGGCCATTCAG TTCAAGTTGGCTGACATGGCCCTGGCGCTTGAGAGTGCCCGTCTGCTGACCTGGAGAGCAGCTATGTTGAAGGACAATGGGAAGCCCTTCACCAAG GAAGCTGCAATGGCCAAGCTGGCTGCTTCTGAGGCGGCGACTGCCATTTCCCATCAG GCTATCCAGATACTGGGAGGGATGGGCTACGTGACAGAAATGCCAGCAGAACGGCACTACCGTGATGCTCGAATCACTGAGATCTACGAGGGAACCAGTGAGATACAGAGGCTGGTGATCGCAGGGCAACTGCTGAAGGAGTACCGAGGTTGA